The Cryptomeria japonica chromosome 9, Sugi_1.0, whole genome shotgun sequence DNA segment ttctaatctTTATTGTACTACTATTTTATAGATTATTTGATATCGATCAATGGTGGAGATCTAATGAGAGGATTTAATGAGATGAATTGATTAAGATAATTACAAAGTTAACtgattgcatgatggagatagacaaaattgattgatcagttaaactTAGAGTGAGTGGGATGTTTGGATGTGGAAGTgaagataaaataatataaaattaaaaaataataataaattgtttttttttatttttcatgcatttgtCACAAACACGTccaattaaatgcttctagtttttattgatgGATGTTTTTGCATCCATATATGAGTATAATACGCCTTTGGTGTAATTAACATCCAATTTATTCTACAGAATGTAAAAATATTAAAGACTTATTATAAGATATGAGGAAGCAATAAATGAGAAAATTTCTGAAAATATACAACACAAATGGTATACACACAAGAAGCAAACAGCTACTAGACTACAAATAACTTAAACAAAAAAGCAAAGGAATATTTATGGAAATTTTCAAGTCAATTACTCCCCAACAACTGAAATCATGAAAACCTCTAGAGGATGGTCTTATGAGTAGTTGATTATTTGTCACATCAAAAGGTAAAATAGGCATAGTAGCtggaaactcctttgtccctccctgGGCACGCATATCCCCATATCCATTCCCGTTTCCAAAACAGATATGTATCCGATACAGCCCGGATACACGTTGAATATTGTACCCACGCATGCCTGAAAATccttgatttccaaccatgctagatactatgcaatttgatttttttttaaatttgacctaaatcttcctaaatttaatttttaaaaacttcattcatgcatttaaaaaaaaaaaaacgtattaacaaaacctacaccaaatgagaaagacaaatgataTGGTTTTCTATTTCAGTGACACTacaatttttgcatattgtaaaatgttatatcaacttatcattatttatgtagcagtcatgtgtctatattgcttttgaagtaatgaaaatctcctcgaataacttagaaaattgtgttaaatatatgtgtattgTGTTTTTTATTAATGACGTTTCCAGCAGTATCCATATTGAGGGTCTTCAAAAATGGCCGTATCTGTATCCGATACTGTATCCGTATCCGATACCatatccgtgtccatgcaactttgaaaATATGTGACATGAGAATAAGGTTGCAAGATATCCTACAATCCATGTAATGGCACATTACATGTCCAAGAACAGACAAGATCTTTCAGGGAAAAGAAGAGTATAAGTGACACATTACCTACAAAAGTATTCAGGGTCCTCCTCATCTCTTATGTCAAAAGGGCGACAAGCATCTACTATCAACCGCACCCATTTGCCATCTTTATTGATAATAATAGCATTCCATGCATGTGGCATGTAGTCCATATAGCCCCTTACAAGCTCACAAGGAATTGGAGGATCTGCCCTATCACACAGATACTATTTGTTTTTCACAAAAAATAAGTCAGAATGCACTTTAAGAAAGTTAGAAAGCTTGAAAGTATAAAATAAATACTGGTGCTTTAAGATAACTTAACTGATACATAATACATCAATAAATGTGAACCTATTAGCTACACCAGACTATTACCTTCATAAGGATGGCTCTATGGCGACACACACCATACTGAATTGCTCCTATGGGAACAACATTGGAGTTGCGCTGTTCTTTAATGGTCCTAACAGATTGTTCACAAAGGAACTCAATACGGGGAACAGTGTCATTTCTAAATGCTTGATCAGGAAGTCTTATCAAATTTGAATTGCTATCAAGAGAACAGGAACAGACAAAAGGCATCTCAACATTGGCCCCAGCTACAGCTCTTCGCATAGTTGATATATTCATAGATTTGTCACTTCCACCAAAGCAATTTGACACAAATAGAACAAGTAATGATGCTCTCTGATAGTCATTAATTCTTGATTTGTATTCATCACTCCCCTCTCCAAATCTTTTCCACCCAGATATGACTTGCTGGGCAGACAGTACAATTGCATCCAATTCTTCATCTCTTTCTCTGAGAACACAgcaacaaataaattcaaatttactAATCCTACAAATTATAGAGAGTACCTACTTGGCCATAAATACATGCTAAATACAAACTGAAACTTAGAACAAGTATACAAGTGTCATAAATTACAGGTTGAACACAAATTGAAGTCTAGAACCATAAAAAATTTACTGACCTATCAACCAATATAACCTCACGAGTGCCTAGACAAACATTCTCCTTTTCAAAGTTTCTCAATGGTTTAAATGGTCGATCTCGACCAGCATCATAGAACCCATCAGGTAAAATGTCATTAACACCACAGAAGGATTCATTGCTATACTTTTGAGATACCCTATAGAATTCCTGTACAGATCTTATCCGCTTGCTGGGCTTAGGATTTTTTATGCAAACACCATGACGCCTACCAGTTTTGGTACATGCATCATTATTAGACTCGGAGTAACTATCTAGTTGACCAGCTTCCTTTGGAACATGAAGAGGTGTTTTACTCAATTCCACTTTAGATCTGTTATTGCTAATAGTGATGCTGGAAGCAGTAACAACAGAGCTGGTACAGCACAAATTTTCAGCATCACTACTATTTTCTGGGGACACCTTCACTTCTGTTTTTTGCACTGAACTTATTGAATCAATTTTTCTGCCATTACTGCATTCTCTGTCTACTGAATCTTTGTCTATCCTTGACACATCCTGTAAAAGGGAAGTCAATTCGGTTTCACTGATTGGTGCCTCAAGAATCTGCTGTGGCAGATATGGTGCACAATTTGACAATGGCATCGAGACAGAAAGAGACTCCATCACAATCCCACCATTATCCCTTTCTTGATAATCTTCAGCCCGAAACTTCCTACTGTTGTTCAGTCTTTCTTGGCGAGCTTTCTCTTGTCGAGTATAACGGCGTTTCCATCCAGTTTTACGTCTGGATGGCTGGGAACATCTAATGCTTGGAACAAGTTCATAAGATGAGCTTGGCAATGAAGTTTCAGATTGTCCTGTTACACATTTAAAAACAAGTTCACAAAAAATCAGCTATTCTAGTCTATCAAACCAGTAGATGCACAAAAAGAAGCCCTAAATAAGGATGAACACATTCCTACCTTCGAATGAATGACTTAAATTTTCCTTACATATATTGGAATCAGATACCTCTTCTTCGCTGGAAGAAGAAATAGGATCACATTCGGCAATATCCTTCCCTAATGCAACATTTCCTTCCAAATTGCAGCTTATCCATGTAGGAATTTGACAAGTATCCCGCAGTTTATTATGCTGAAGGCACATAGTGAGATAATTCATAAGATCGGCATTACAGATAAGAGCAAGTGatcacattaaaaaaaaacattctcTGAAGTTAAATAGGTCTACAAAACATCAGAACAGTCTACCTGCCAAAAACAGTTGGCAACATACATTAAGCCATCCAACTAGAAGATAATGTTTCTGCCTGCAGCAAGCCTGCTACTGTTTAAGAATACAATAACTCTTTGTGTAAAACAGTTGCTCATGctattatttatgttttttaacGGAAATGAATTGAGCTAAAACCAGCAAGGTTTTGGCTTtatcatctcaattcaatttatGAGAAATTTTATGTAACGACATAAAATAACTAATCAATAGCATTGGATTTCTTAGACATGGGCTGAGATAAAGGGCATAAGATGGAATAATGCATAATACAccagaagcaagttcaatgtagcTATCTGAACTTCAGAGTACTATCAGTCCAAAGTAATTTTTTAGATACCAATCAAAAAGCAATCACAAAATGGAAATTTACTAAATGACAAACAATGAAGGAAAGTAATGGTTACCTGTAAATTAAGTTTCCTGAGAGCCCTCatggaatacaactccaaggattgCAAAGATGTCAATCTATTATTTGACACATCAACAGTTGTCAAGCTTGATAAACTTGATATACCAAGTGGCAACTCTACCAGTttattgcttgcaactttcaaggaTTTCAAGGCTATCAAGTCAGCAATATTGTTGGGTAAAGTCTTCAGTTTATTGAATGACAAATCAAGTTCCTCCAGTTTCTTAAGTGAACCAATCTCGGATGGCAGAAATCTGCAGAACATTTCAACAAATTAGGAAGACTTAAAATCACATTTAATcttcaaagttactagttcatatgCTTAAAAAGGATTTCAAGAGTTCCCTAATCCTAAGGTCTTAATCTCAGAAGGTATAGGATACACACAAACACAATAGGCTCATGAACAGATTCAAGAGGTCTTCCACTACAGGGCATCAGTTATTTCGGTTAGTTTCAATGATTCTTGAAGAGACTTAACAGAAGTTATGGCAATATTTCTCTTTCATTAAACAtctaaaaatcaaattaaatcattttattgtTATGTCCTATGCACTTAAGGAGGTGAAAATTGAAATTCTTTAACTGACATCAAGCCTTCTGAACTATAGAAAGTTAAGTATTTTAATTAACATCATCCATAGTCATACAATACTAGTGAAAACTCTCTATGTAACAGCAATTTTCTTTCATTTAATGTCTGAAAGCTACAATAAATCATTTTACTGTTAAAACCTATACACTAAAGAAGGTGAACTTGGTCAATTTATGTCGACCCTTTTGCACCAACAAAGGTGAAGTTTTTGTATTGACATCATCCAATAGATTAATTAGTAGTGAAGACTCTTCATGTTCAAAATAGATTACATGTAAAGCCCCAAACAAACAAAGACACTCATAATATCATAGGCCTATTGTAGCAATCACTTTGTACGTTGTTTATTCACTGACCTTGGAGCTGTAAGTGATAAAGCTGCCAGTAGTTATGGATAATTATGATTAAAATTACCAGAAAACTAATCAAATAAGTTTTAAAATCAGTAGAGATCTATGTCAATGCTCCCAATTATCCTGTTCTTCCGAAGAATTTTTCGACACAAATCAGGGGACTCATTGAGGATTGAGGGTATTTGGAAGTAATTTCAGAAGGCAACTTCACCACATCCCTATCTAATGAT contains these protein-coding regions:
- the LOC131079591 gene encoding uncharacterized protein LOC131079591, with translation MEVKLRDDAGLAAFEMDDMPDGSGSCIAIEDNKASNEEEDCNEQLEEGVIDVSGKEWIFPLLEEVEAEKAERVRGLYVYNNVFGVIPESVRRLKRLKTLKLFSNEVKLLPWEVGDLVELEQLHVKVCESSGLGSLPPFRNLKALKELELCKMPPRPSAFSLSTEISYLKSLTRLSVCHFAISFLPSEIGSLKKLEELDLSFNKLKTLPNNIADLIALKSLKVASNKLVELPLGISSLSSLTTVDVSNNRLTSLQSLELYSMRALRKLNLQHNKLRDTCQIPTWISCNLEGNVALGKDIAECDPISSSSEEEVSDSNICKENLSHSFEGQSETSLPSSSYELVPSIRCSQPSRRKTGWKRRYTRQEKARQERLNNSRKFRAEDYQERDNGGIVMESLSVSMPLSNCAPYLPQQILEAPISETELTSLLQDVSRIDKDSVDRECSNGRKIDSISSVQKTEVKVSPENSSDAENLCCTSSVVTASSITISNNRSKVELSKTPLHVPKEAGQLDSYSESNNDACTKTGRRHGVCIKNPKPSKRIRSVQEFYRVSQKYSNESFCGVNDILPDGFYDAGRDRPFKPLRNFEKENVCLGTREVILVDRERDEELDAIVLSAQQVISGWKRFGEGSDEYKSRINDYQRASLLVLFVSNCFGGSDKSMNISTMRRAVAGANVEMPFVCSCSLDSNSNLIRLPDQAFRNDTVPRIEFLCEQSVRTIKEQRNSNVVPIGAIQYGVCRHRAILMKYLCDRADPPIPCELVRGYMDYMPHAWNAIIINKDGKWVRLIVDACRPFDIRDEEDPEYFCRYIPLNRFLFPIPNDKDSLVSRNSGVWPCLHEEIARGASGCAVRRCTIGQLTAAAKVRCLEVSRASKEQQNNFEYSCLGEVRILGALKNHPCIIELYGHQLSSSWVSLSDGMGESQVVQSLIAMEYVKGGSLEVLLGKLAQEGKKCTPSKLAIFIARDVACALSELHSKKIIHRDVKSKNVLIDLEVKRADESPLVKLCDFDMAVPLHSSSHTCCLAHHGVPPAEFCVGTPRWMAPEMVQAMHRPQRYGVEVDIWSFGCLIFELLTLQIPYAGLSDVEIHHRLQMEQRPQCTSELEKYLFDSKDKVPDRIKNIFPEENAEVINLLADLFYSCTESDPALRPTAKQAYEILSAVAGPTPMTSPN